Proteins encoded by one window of Thiohalospira halophila DSM 15071:
- a CDS encoding HD domain-containing phosphohydrolase has product MVDTLAQRAEATASHATLLERVERLSAIGIALSRERDTDRLLETILEGAKALTRADAGTLYLRQGDELVFSTVRNDTLGFRMGGTAGPEPDFPPLPLHIDGEPNRHNVAAWAAISGETVNVTDAYTAEEFDFSGARSMDERTGYRSTSFLTVPLTNHEDEVVGVLQLINALDEGGAVIPFGPEEQRLAESLASQAGVALTQKQLIDDQRRLFESFVEVIANAIDHKSKHTSGHCQRVPQLTMMIAEATNRAEQGPMADFSMDEDELYELKIAGWMHDCGKVTTPEPVIDKATKLDGMFDRIHAVDARFEVARRDAENAALRRRLAAAGLDDGLDAEGDAAVAAVDADRDFVRRHNTGGEFMDPEDQQRIRDIAERYRLTLAGEERPLLDEDEVYNLTIAKGTLTPEERKTIQDHIVVTIEMLEALPYPRYLQRVPELAGGHHERMDGKGYPRGLTGDQMLPGARMMAIADIFEALTAADRPYKRPNTLTEALTILGRMATEGHLDPDLFDTFIREGVYLDYARQFLKPEQIDEVDLAAIPGYAGE; this is encoded by the coding sequence ATGGTCGACACCCTGGCACAGCGCGCCGAGGCCACCGCCAGCCACGCTACCCTTCTTGAGCGGGTAGAGCGCCTCTCGGCCATTGGTATCGCCCTCTCCCGAGAGCGGGACACGGACCGCCTCCTGGAGACCATCCTGGAGGGAGCCAAGGCCCTGACCCGCGCCGACGCCGGCACCCTCTACCTGCGGCAGGGGGATGAACTGGTCTTCTCCACCGTTCGCAACGACACCCTGGGCTTCCGGATGGGGGGGACAGCCGGCCCGGAACCGGACTTCCCGCCGCTGCCGCTGCACATCGACGGAGAGCCCAACCGGCACAATGTCGCCGCCTGGGCCGCCATCAGCGGCGAGACGGTGAACGTCACCGACGCCTATACCGCCGAAGAGTTCGACTTTTCCGGCGCCCGCTCCATGGACGAGCGCACCGGCTATCGCTCCACCTCCTTCCTCACCGTGCCGCTGACCAACCACGAGGACGAGGTGGTGGGCGTCCTCCAGCTCATCAACGCCCTGGACGAGGGGGGCGCGGTCATCCCCTTCGGCCCCGAGGAGCAGAGGCTGGCGGAGTCCCTGGCCTCCCAGGCCGGGGTGGCGCTCACCCAGAAGCAGCTCATCGACGACCAGCGGCGGCTGTTCGAATCCTTCGTGGAGGTCATCGCCAACGCCATCGACCACAAGTCCAAGCACACCAGCGGCCACTGCCAGCGGGTGCCGCAGCTGACCATGATGATCGCCGAGGCGACCAACCGGGCCGAGCAGGGCCCCATGGCCGATTTCTCCATGGATGAGGACGAGCTCTACGAGCTGAAGATCGCCGGCTGGATGCACGATTGCGGCAAGGTGACCACGCCGGAGCCGGTCATCGACAAGGCGACCAAGCTCGACGGCATGTTCGACCGCATCCACGCCGTGGATGCCCGCTTCGAGGTCGCCCGTCGGGATGCCGAGAACGCCGCCCTGCGCCGCCGGCTGGCGGCCGCCGGTCTGGACGATGGCCTGGATGCCGAGGGCGACGCCGCCGTGGCCGCCGTCGACGCGGATCGCGACTTCGTCCGCCGCCACAATACCGGCGGCGAGTTCATGGACCCCGAGGACCAGCAGCGGATCCGGGATATCGCCGAGCGCTACCGGCTGACCCTGGCCGGCGAGGAGCGGCCCCTGCTGGACGAGGACGAGGTCTACAACCTCACCATCGCCAAGGGGACCCTCACCCCCGAGGAGCGCAAGACCATCCAGGACCACATCGTGGTCACCATCGAGATGCTGGAGGCGCTGCCCTATCCCCGCTATCTCCAGCGGGTGCCGGAGCTGGCCGGCGGCCACCACGAACGCATGGACGGCAAGGGCTATCCGCGCGGTCTTACCGGCGACCAGATGCTCCCCGGCGCCCGGATGATGGCCATCGCCGACATCTTCGAGGCGCTCACCGCCGCCGACCGTCCCTACAAGCGGCCCAACACCCTCACCGAGGCCCTGACCATCCTCGGCCGCATGGCCACCGAAGGCCACCTGGACCCGGACCTCTTCGATACCTTCATCCGCGAGGGGGTCTACCTGGACTACGCCCGGCAGTTCCTCAAGCCGGAGCAGATCGATGAGGTGGATCTCGCCGCGATCCCCGGTTACGCCGGAGAATAG
- the hrpA gene encoding ATP-dependent RNA helicase HrpA produces the protein MSGDTRARSRVREQKQRLADLRGALAEVPRQEAEALRRRLGGVERRLKRGQPVGEKALAAIEADLGRARADRAARLEAEPRLDYPPDLPVTAHREVIRDAIRDNQVVVVAGETGSGKTTQLPKLCLELGYGIDGRVGHTQPRRIAARSVANRLAEEVGGETGELVGYKVRFSDRVGQGSRVKVMTDGILLAEIPHDPDLLAYDVIIIDEAHERSLNIDFLLGYLKRLLPRRPDLRLVITSATIDTERFSNHFDGAPVVEVSGRGYPVEVRYRPPEEAEDGEGGILDGVLAAVDELAAEGPGDILVFFPTERDIREAAEALRKHHPPQTTILPLYSRQSAAEQNRVFRTGGGRRIVLATNVAETSLTVPGIRYVVDTGLVRMSRYSVRSRVQRLPVEPVSQASADQRAGRCGRVAPGICIRLFSQADYQGRPPFTDPEIRRTNLASVVLRMADLGLGDVADFPFVDPPERKQINDAYRLLHELRAVDDGRRITDAGRELARLPVDPRLGRILQAAREEGALAEALVVVAGLTIQDPRERPAEAAGEADARHAPFADDASDFASLLRLWDHVEDRRRHLTRRRFEAHCKENFLSPVRVREWRELHTQLKQTVTEQGWRLNETPAEYAGLHRALLAGLLTHVAVRDEKKEYLGTRGRKLHLFPGSGIKGAPKWIIAAELAETSRLFARTVARIEPEWIEPLADHLVSRSYGDPHWERKSARVVAAEQTSLQGLILASNRRVDYGRIDPEEARRVFIQQALVEGDYATDAAFYAHNRECLEAVAQLEDKARRRDLLVDEATLFDFYDRRIPEGIHTGKAFERWRKQVEADDPRYLFLDPEAALAGEAGDVTAADYPDRLTVAGVELPLRSRFDPGHAEDGVTATVPLAALNQLPPAPFEWLVPGLLEEKITALIRGLPKARRRHFVPAPDFARAAREAVGTRGDEPLTEALGRALLRMTGVEVAAEEWTAVELPDHLRLRFEVVDADGTVVATGRDLAALQSEQGGAATAGFTGVAGDEWERDGITDWDFGELPQRVELTTGGVTFAGHPGLVDQGEAVGLRLFDTAEAAEAASRAGLRRLYRLAAGQTVRYLRRQLPGLEAVRKELLRVDRSSDAAEVITDVAVDRVFLGDEPLPRDEATFRARLERRGDLVPTATKLVEQLHGILGQYRDITRALEGFNSLALMESLADIREQLDFLVYPGFLGALPPERLADLPRYLRGIQRRVERLEQDPARERGPLRAIRPWWERWRDHPRRDELTDFRWLLEEYRIALFAQEIGARGKVSEKRVAAAWKEVSR, from the coding sequence ATGAGTGGTGATACGCGCGCCCGGTCGCGGGTCCGGGAACAGAAGCAGCGCCTGGCTGACCTGCGGGGCGCCCTGGCGGAGGTGCCCCGGCAGGAGGCCGAGGCGCTGCGTCGTCGCCTGGGCGGGGTGGAGCGCCGCCTCAAGCGCGGCCAGCCGGTGGGGGAGAAGGCGCTGGCCGCCATCGAGGCCGACCTGGGCCGGGCCCGCGCCGATCGCGCCGCCCGCCTGGAGGCGGAGCCGCGCCTGGACTATCCGCCGGACCTGCCGGTCACCGCCCACCGCGAGGTCATCCGCGACGCCATCCGGGATAACCAGGTAGTGGTGGTGGCCGGGGAGACCGGCTCCGGCAAGACCACCCAGCTGCCCAAGCTCTGCCTGGAGCTGGGCTATGGCATCGACGGCCGCGTGGGCCACACCCAGCCCCGGCGCATCGCCGCCCGCAGCGTCGCCAACCGCCTGGCCGAGGAGGTGGGCGGCGAGACCGGGGAGCTGGTGGGCTACAAGGTCCGTTTCTCGGACCGGGTTGGCCAGGGCAGCCGGGTCAAGGTGATGACCGACGGGATCCTGCTGGCCGAGATCCCCCACGACCCTGACCTGCTCGCCTACGACGTCATCATCATCGACGAGGCCCACGAGCGCAGCCTCAACATCGACTTCCTGCTGGGCTACCTCAAGCGGCTGCTGCCGCGCCGGCCCGACCTGCGCCTGGTCATCACCTCGGCCACCATCGATACCGAGCGCTTCTCCAACCACTTCGACGGCGCGCCGGTGGTCGAGGTCAGCGGCCGCGGCTACCCGGTGGAGGTGCGCTACCGCCCACCGGAGGAGGCCGAGGACGGGGAGGGTGGCATCCTGGACGGGGTCCTGGCGGCGGTGGATGAGCTGGCCGCCGAGGGGCCCGGGGACATCCTGGTCTTCTTCCCCACCGAGCGGGACATCCGCGAGGCGGCGGAGGCCCTGCGCAAGCACCACCCGCCGCAGACCACCATCCTGCCCCTCTACTCCCGGCAGTCGGCGGCGGAGCAGAACCGCGTCTTCCGCACCGGGGGCGGGCGGCGCATCGTCCTGGCTACCAACGTCGCCGAGACCTCCCTGACCGTGCCGGGGATCCGCTACGTGGTGGATACCGGCCTGGTGCGCATGAGCCGCTACTCGGTGCGCTCCCGGGTCCAGCGCCTGCCGGTGGAGCCGGTGAGCCAGGCCTCCGCCGACCAGCGCGCCGGCCGCTGCGGCCGGGTGGCGCCGGGGATCTGCATCCGCCTGTTCAGCCAGGCCGACTACCAGGGCCGGCCCCCCTTCACCGACCCCGAGATCCGGCGGACCAACCTGGCCAGCGTGGTCCTGCGCATGGCCGACCTGGGGCTGGGGGACGTGGCCGACTTCCCCTTCGTCGACCCGCCGGAGCGCAAGCAGATCAACGACGCCTACCGCCTCCTGCACGAGCTGCGGGCGGTGGACGACGGCCGCCGGATCACCGACGCCGGCCGCGAGCTGGCCCGCCTGCCGGTGGACCCGCGCCTGGGCCGGATCCTCCAGGCCGCCCGGGAGGAAGGCGCCCTGGCGGAGGCGCTGGTGGTGGTCGCCGGTCTGACCATCCAGGACCCCCGGGAGCGCCCCGCCGAGGCCGCCGGGGAGGCGGATGCCCGCCACGCCCCCTTCGCCGACGACGCCTCCGACTTCGCCTCCCTGCTCCGGCTCTGGGACCACGTGGAGGACCGCCGCCGCCACCTCACCCGGCGGCGCTTCGAGGCCCACTGCAAGGAGAACTTCCTCTCCCCGGTGCGGGTGCGGGAGTGGCGGGAGCTGCATACCCAGCTCAAGCAGACGGTGACCGAGCAGGGCTGGCGGCTCAACGAGACCCCGGCGGAGTACGCCGGCCTCCACCGCGCCCTGCTCGCCGGCCTGCTCACCCACGTGGCGGTGCGCGACGAGAAGAAGGAATACCTGGGCACCCGGGGCCGCAAGCTCCACCTCTTCCCCGGCAGCGGCATCAAGGGGGCGCCCAAGTGGATCATCGCCGCCGAGCTGGCGGAGACCTCCCGGCTCTTTGCCCGGACCGTGGCGCGCATCGAGCCGGAGTGGATCGAGCCCCTGGCGGACCACCTGGTGAGCCGCAGCTACGGCGACCCCCACTGGGAGCGCAAGAGCGCCCGGGTGGTGGCCGCCGAGCAGACCTCCCTGCAGGGGCTCATCCTCGCCAGCAACCGGCGGGTGGACTACGGCCGCATCGATCCCGAGGAGGCGCGCCGGGTCTTCATCCAGCAGGCGCTGGTGGAGGGGGACTACGCCACCGACGCCGCCTTCTACGCCCACAACCGCGAGTGCCTGGAGGCGGTGGCGCAGCTGGAGGACAAGGCGCGCCGCCGGGACCTGCTGGTGGACGAGGCGACCCTGTTCGACTTCTACGACCGCCGCATCCCCGAGGGCATCCACACCGGCAAGGCCTTCGAACGCTGGCGCAAGCAGGTGGAGGCCGACGACCCGCGCTACCTCTTCCTGGATCCGGAGGCGGCCCTGGCCGGCGAGGCCGGTGACGTCACCGCCGCCGACTACCCGGACCGGCTTACCGTGGCCGGGGTGGAGCTGCCCCTGCGCTCCCGCTTCGACCCCGGCCACGCCGAGGACGGCGTCACTGCCACGGTGCCGCTGGCCGCCCTCAACCAGCTCCCGCCGGCACCGTTCGAGTGGCTGGTGCCGGGACTGCTGGAGGAGAAGATCACCGCCCTCATCCGCGGCCTGCCCAAGGCGCGCCGGCGCCACTTCGTCCCCGCCCCCGACTTCGCCCGTGCCGCCCGGGAGGCGGTGGGCACGCGCGGCGACGAGCCGCTCACCGAGGCGCTGGGCCGGGCGCTGCTCCGCATGACCGGGGTGGAGGTCGCCGCCGAGGAATGGACCGCGGTGGAACTGCCCGACCACCTGCGCCTGCGCTTCGAGGTGGTGGATGCCGACGGCACCGTGGTCGCCACCGGCCGGGATCTGGCCGCCCTGCAGTCCGAGCAGGGCGGGGCGGCCACCGCCGGCTTCACCGGCGTGGCCGGGGACGAGTGGGAGCGCGACGGGATCACCGACTGGGACTTCGGCGAGCTGCCCCAGCGGGTGGAACTGACCACCGGCGGGGTGACCTTCGCCGGCCACCCGGGCCTGGTGGACCAGGGTGAGGCGGTGGGGCTGCGGCTCTTCGATACCGCCGAGGCGGCCGAGGCGGCCAGCCGCGCCGGGTTGCGGCGACTCTACCGGCTGGCGGCGGGCCAGACGGTGCGCTACCTGCGCCGGCAGCTGCCGGGCCTGGAGGCGGTGCGCAAGGAGCTGCTGCGGGTGGACCGGAGCAGTGACGCCGCCGAGGTCATCACCGACGTGGCCGTGGACCGGGTCTTTCTGGGGGACGAGCCGTTGCCCCGGGACGAGGCCACCTTCCGCGCGCGGCTGGAGCGCCGCGGTGACCTGGTGCCCACCGCCACCAAGCTGGTGGAACAGCTCCACGGGATCCTGGGTCAGTACCGGGACATCACCCGCGCCCTGGAGGGCTTCAACAGCCTGGCGCTCATGGAGAGCCTGGCGGATATCCGGGAGCAGCTGGACTTCCTGGTCTACCCGGGCTTTTTGGGGGCGCTACCGCCGGAGCGGCTCGCAGACCTGCCGCGCTACCTGCGCGGGATCCAGCGCCGGGTGGAGCGGCTGGAGCAGGACCCCGCCCGGGAGCGGGGGCCGTTGCGCGCCATCCGCCCCTGGTGGGAGCGCTGGCGGGACCATCCCCGCCGGGACGAACTCACCGACTTCCGCTGGCTGCTGGAGGAGTACCGCATCGCGCTGTTCGCCCAGGAGATCGGGGCGCGGGGCAAGGTCTCGGAGAAACGGGTGGCGGCGGCCTGGAAGGAAGTGTCCCGGTGA
- a CDS encoding tetratricopeptide repeat protein: MSRQRRWKGPLVFCLLALCGPWAAGAQETSEPSGAESEERQKVAATLRELVEAGDFAAALRVAREHRAEYMGDPDFDFWYALAAMEAGDPNQGIFALERVLTVHPDSRRARLELARAHFRLGDYGRARSEFRRVLETDPPRMVEQRIRAHLDAMDAREQRRGPQWAGWVEGGFGHDSNVKSGPEEFALDVGPFLVRIEDAEADGDRYASLGAGARGRIPLEEGQAVYGRAELETLRHSDLSDFDNTVLDAAGGYQWGGPRYRVRTGLEAGSYRLDGDAYQDRYGLAASGRYRSPMGWGAGAFLRLRRLEYADSNTRDSDFSLLGVTGEQSLPLAWQPRLTTSLLVGAERPRASGETARARAHRDLRGVNLGLTLRPRSNLTARLGLRALMSDYDKGETLLVPLPARDETLRSADLLVHWEPVPGWRVTPSVRYSANESNVDIYEYRRTRYEVALRYTFR; this comes from the coding sequence GTGAGCCGTCAGCGTAGATGGAAGGGGCCGCTGGTCTTCTGCCTTTTGGCCCTGTGCGGGCCGTGGGCCGCCGGGGCCCAGGAAACCTCGGAACCGTCCGGGGCGGAAAGCGAGGAGCGGCAGAAAGTTGCTGCTACCCTCCGCGAGCTGGTCGAGGCCGGCGATTTTGCCGCCGCACTCCGGGTGGCCCGGGAACACCGCGCCGAGTACATGGGCGATCCCGACTTCGACTTCTGGTACGCCCTGGCGGCCATGGAGGCCGGCGATCCCAACCAGGGGATCTTCGCCCTGGAGCGGGTGCTCACCGTCCATCCCGACTCCCGCCGGGCCCGGCTGGAGCTGGCCCGGGCCCACTTCCGGCTGGGGGACTACGGCCGCGCCCGCAGCGAGTTCAGGCGCGTGCTGGAGACCGACCCGCCCCGCATGGTGGAACAGCGCATCCGGGCCCACCTGGACGCCATGGACGCGCGGGAGCAGCGCCGGGGGCCGCAGTGGGCCGGCTGGGTCGAGGGCGGTTTCGGGCATGATTCCAACGTAAAGAGCGGGCCCGAAGAGTTCGCCCTTGACGTCGGACCATTCCTTGTCCGGATAGAGGATGCCGAGGCCGACGGCGACCGCTACGCCTCCCTGGGCGCCGGCGCGCGCGGCCGGATCCCCCTGGAAGAAGGTCAGGCCGTCTACGGTCGGGCCGAGCTGGAGACCCTGCGCCATTCGGACCTCAGCGACTTTGATAACACGGTCCTGGATGCCGCCGGCGGCTACCAGTGGGGCGGCCCGCGCTACCGGGTGCGAACCGGTCTGGAGGCGGGGAGCTACAGGCTGGACGGTGACGCCTACCAGGATCGCTACGGCCTGGCTGCCAGCGGTCGCTACCGTTCGCCAATGGGCTGGGGCGCCGGCGCCTTCCTCCGCCTGCGCCGGCTGGAGTACGCCGACAGCAACACCCGGGACAGCGACTTCAGTCTGCTGGGGGTGACCGGCGAGCAGTCCCTGCCGCTGGCCTGGCAGCCGCGGCTGACCACCAGCCTGCTGGTCGGCGCCGAGCGGCCGAGGGCCAGCGGGGAGACCGCCCGGGCCCGTGCCCATCGGGATCTGCGCGGCGTCAACCTCGGCCTCACCCTTCGGCCGCGCTCGAACCTCACTGCCCGCCTGGGGCTGCGGGCGCTCATGAGTGATTACGACAAGGGTGAGACCCTGCTGGTCCCGTTGCCGGCCCGCGACGAGACCCTGCGCAGCGCCGATCTGCTCGTCCACTGGGAACCGGTGCCGGGCTGGCGGGTCACACCCTCGGTGCGCTACAGCGCCAACGAATCCAACGTGGATATCTACGAATACCGGCGAACCCGGTACGAGGTCGCGCTGCGCTACACTTTCCGGTAG
- a CDS encoding FecR domain-containing protein produces MPVLPMPLRRPHPWTLFLLLSLVAFTVLAAEPREVGRVLVASGEVTATREGASTRALGRGDRLYEGDAITTGPGARAQLRLSDEGLVQLAADTEYRIEHYRAQGEERGAVTELVEGGLRTVTGAIGDDDPEDYQLDTPVATIGIRGTRFALHHSDDSGTVGEVAEGAIVVENDGGGTEVGAGQFFAVRSRDQAPQELEQRPQQLDTGSEVEDGSGAAEEEFEGGGDEGDREEGEAGGEEQASEGRDENAGDDPVESEGPSEDPSESSTPGGDTADGEDAFGVDGEEPAYSAGEDEGTRERAEDEGSDIDTGSGGSIDDGTTDDGTSDNGDTVVTTPWYEDDSLTKFGMTGLLGGPWQSPGYVTDGEPHPVNGKVESLTLDDEGWLEEMIYYRVESGMLIPGGDLEGGQEATLDSYGFEKVVMRAESGAKPAQTGSASGLGVHWGRWNLGDYEQVVDGNIMISPDGEEGPPPGTDWHWLVLENAEDLMTSAQYDTLSGTDVDFVWAGGTEIRATDLDGVAEYTYAVDEFTLTADFKADTFTGGTLRLVTDDDAPEFAIDGQEVTMHGPEMDPALDASFMVSLQDSDSTDSAWVEGFFIGEEADGAGVTFSINTEQNVQGLEGVGVLERQ; encoded by the coding sequence ATGCCTGTTCTGCCCATGCCCCTACGCCGACCCCATCCCTGGACCCTGTTCCTCCTGCTCTCCCTGGTGGCCTTCACCGTCCTGGCCGCGGAGCCCCGCGAGGTGGGGCGCGTCCTGGTCGCCAGCGGCGAAGTAACCGCTACCCGCGAGGGGGCCTCCACCCGCGCCCTGGGCCGCGGGGACCGCCTCTACGAGGGCGATGCCATTACCACCGGCCCCGGCGCCCGGGCTCAGCTGCGCCTGTCGGACGAGGGGCTGGTCCAGCTCGCTGCCGACACCGAATACCGCATCGAGCATTACCGGGCCCAGGGCGAAGAGCGTGGCGCCGTCACCGAGCTGGTGGAAGGCGGCCTGCGCACCGTCACCGGCGCCATCGGGGATGACGACCCGGAGGACTACCAGCTGGACACCCCCGTGGCCACCATCGGCATCCGCGGGACCCGCTTCGCCCTCCATCACAGCGACGACAGCGGGACCGTGGGCGAGGTCGCCGAGGGCGCCATCGTGGTGGAGAACGATGGCGGCGGCACCGAGGTTGGCGCCGGCCAGTTCTTTGCCGTTCGCAGCCGCGACCAGGCCCCGCAGGAGCTGGAACAGCGGCCGCAGCAGCTGGATACCGGGAGTGAAGTCGAGGACGGGAGTGGGGCCGCAGAAGAAGAGTTCGAGGGCGGCGGCGACGAGGGTGACAGAGAAGAGGGCGAGGCCGGAGGTGAAGAACAAGCCTCGGAGGGTCGAGACGAGAATGCCGGTGACGATCCCGTCGAGAGTGAGGGCCCGAGTGAAGATCCTTCGGAATCCTCCACTCCGGGGGGTGATACAGCCGACGGGGAAGATGCTTTCGGCGTAGACGGCGAGGAACCGGCCTACAGCGCAGGCGAGGACGAAGGGACTCGTGAGCGCGCAGAGGACGAAGGGAGCGACATCGACACCGGGTCCGGCGGTAGCATCGACGATGGAACTACGGATGACGGAACTTCGGACAACGGTGACACCGTGGTCACCACTCCCTGGTACGAGGATGACTCCCTGACCAAGTTTGGGATGACTGGCTTACTAGGAGGTCCCTGGCAGTCCCCCGGTTACGTCACTGATGGTGAGCCACATCCGGTCAACGGCAAAGTCGAGAGTCTTACGCTGGATGACGAGGGTTGGTTGGAGGAGATGATTTACTACCGGGTGGAGAGCGGGATGCTGATACCCGGGGGTGACCTTGAAGGAGGTCAGGAGGCAACGCTCGATTCGTATGGCTTTGAAAAGGTAGTGATGCGTGCGGAGTCCGGGGCCAAACCGGCGCAAACCGGTAGTGCATCGGGCCTCGGGGTCCACTGGGGGCGCTGGAATCTGGGCGATTACGAACAGGTCGTCGATGGCAACATTATGATCTCGCCTGATGGGGAGGAGGGCCCGCCTCCGGGAACGGACTGGCACTGGCTCGTCCTGGAGAATGCCGAGGATCTTATGACCTCCGCGCAGTACGATACCCTCTCGGGAACTGACGTGGACTTTGTCTGGGCTGGCGGGACGGAGATCCGGGCGACGGATCTCGACGGCGTGGCCGAGTACACCTATGCAGTGGACGAATTCACTCTCACGGCCGATTTCAAGGCCGACACCTTTACGGGCGGAACGCTACGACTGGTTACCGATGATGATGCGCCAGAGTTCGCGATCGATGGCCAGGAGGTGACCATGCACGGCCCCGAAATGGATCCGGCCCTTGATGCCTCCTTCATGGTGTCCTTGCAGGATTCGGATTCCACCGATTCTGCCTGGGTGGAGGGTTTCTTTATCGGGGAGGAGGCCGATGGCGCGGGTGTCACCTTCTCGATTAACACAGAGCAGAACGTCCAGGGCCTCGAAGGCGTCGGCGTCCTGGAGAGGCAGTAG
- a CDS encoding CHASE2 domain-containing protein, protein MKTTRWHRTGPILLGLALLAAALWWQHTDLRGAADLRDRLERLVYDWRFEVTRPFAGADSGAQVTIVDIDEEALAAHGRWPWPRETVAELVERLHAAGAVVVGLDILFPEPQRNPVERARDLAERAGLPLDFRDRLTTLAERADGDVRLAEALAGGTSVLGYHFRSDEGRKGALGPPLPLAEPLPLEQTRLRRADDYTGNLPALQEAAASGGFFTILPDSDGVLRRYHLVMGHDGEVHPSLALEMARQYLLSGPVEVTTAPSGRALSVTGLDLGGLSVETDGDASVLVPYRGGAGAFPYLSAADVLAGEADRDALAGALVLIGTSAAGLHDLRNTPLQAAYPGVEVHASVLAGLLGETFPRQPDWAEGAAFVLLLGLGGLLALGLPWLRPLALAVVTAVAAGGVVAGNLAAWATAHWVLPAAVPLILVLGLGMLNMAWGFLFESRSRRQIQGMFGQYVPPALVEELARDPERSASMEGERREMTVLFCDIRGFTTLSEQLDAGALKDLLNRYFTPMTRILFEHRGTVDKYVGDMIMAFWNAPLDDPDHARHAVDAARAMLAETERLKPELAALGYPEVNIGIGLNTGEMNVGNMGSEYRRAYTVLGDAVNLGSRLEGLTKFYGVSLIIGGTTRAAQPDLVCRPLDRVQVKGKEEPVTLYEPVGRKDEVDSPTREWLEQLERALAAYWSRDWETARADFEALAAAEPERVVYQLYLERMAAVDPAELPADWDGVFRHTSK, encoded by the coding sequence ATGAAGACCACACGCTGGCACAGGACGGGGCCCATCCTGCTGGGACTGGCACTGCTGGCCGCGGCGCTCTGGTGGCAGCACACCGACCTGCGTGGCGCCGCCGACCTCCGGGATCGGCTGGAGCGGCTGGTCTACGACTGGCGCTTCGAGGTGACCCGTCCCTTCGCCGGGGCCGACAGCGGCGCCCAGGTGACCATCGTCGACATCGACGAAGAGGCCCTGGCCGCCCACGGCCGCTGGCCCTGGCCCCGGGAGACGGTGGCGGAGCTGGTGGAGCGGCTCCACGCCGCCGGTGCCGTGGTGGTGGGGCTGGACATCCTCTTCCCCGAGCCCCAGCGCAATCCGGTGGAACGGGCCCGGGACCTGGCCGAGCGGGCGGGCCTGCCCCTCGACTTTCGCGATCGGCTGACGACCCTGGCCGAGCGGGCCGACGGCGATGTCCGCCTGGCCGAGGCCCTGGCCGGCGGCACCTCGGTCCTCGGCTATCACTTTCGCAGCGACGAGGGCCGCAAGGGCGCCCTGGGTCCGCCCCTGCCCCTGGCCGAACCGCTGCCGCTGGAGCAGACGCGCCTGCGCCGGGCCGATGACTACACGGGCAACCTCCCGGCCCTCCAGGAGGCGGCGGCCAGCGGCGGCTTCTTCACCATCCTGCCGGACAGCGACGGGGTCCTGCGCCGCTACCACCTCGTCATGGGCCACGACGGCGAGGTCCACCCCTCCCTGGCCCTGGAGATGGCCCGCCAGTACCTGCTGAGCGGCCCGGTGGAGGTTACGACCGCTCCGAGCGGCCGCGCGCTCTCGGTTACCGGTCTGGACCTGGGCGGCCTCTCGGTGGAGACCGACGGCGACGCCTCGGTGCTGGTCCCGTATCGCGGCGGGGCCGGCGCCTTCCCCTACCTCTCCGCCGCCGATGTCCTGGCCGGGGAGGCCGACCGCGATGCCCTGGCCGGAGCCCTGGTCCTCATCGGCACCAGCGCCGCCGGCCTCCACGACCTGCGGAACACCCCGCTGCAGGCCGCCTATCCGGGTGTGGAGGTCCACGCCAGCGTCCTCGCCGGCCTGCTGGGGGAGACCTTCCCCCGGCAGCCGGACTGGGCGGAGGGGGCCGCCTTCGTGCTGCTACTGGGGCTGGGCGGACTCCTGGCGCTGGGGCTGCCCTGGCTGCGACCGCTGGCGCTGGCGGTGGTCACCGCCGTGGCCGCCGGCGGCGTGGTGGCCGGCAACCTGGCCGCCTGGGCCACGGCCCACTGGGTCCTGCCAGCGGCGGTACCGCTTATCCTCGTTCTGGGGCTGGGCATGCTCAACATGGCCTGGGGCTTCCTCTTCGAGAGCCGCAGCCGTCGCCAGATCCAGGGGATGTTCGGCCAGTACGTCCCGCCGGCCCTGGTGGAGGAGCTGGCCCGGGACCCGGAGCGCTCCGCCAGCATGGAGGGGGAGCGCCGCGAGATGACGGTGCTCTTCTGCGATATCCGCGGCTTCACCACCCTCTCGGAGCAGCTGGACGCCGGGGCACTGAAGGATCTGCTCAACCGCTACTTCACCCCCATGACCCGGATCCTCTTCGAGCACCGCGGCACCGTGGACAAGTACGTGGGCGACATGATCATGGCCTTCTGGAACGCGCCGCTGGACGACCCCGACCACGCCCGCCACGCCGTGGATGCCGCCCGCGCCATGCTCGCCGAGACCGAGCGCCTGAAGCCGGAGCTGGCCGCCCTGGGCTACCCGGAGGTGAACATCGGCATCGGCCTGAACACCGGCGAGATGAACGTGGGCAACATGGGCTCGGAGTACCGCCGCGCCTACACCGTGCTGGGCGATGCGGTGAACCTCGGGTCCCGGCTGGAGGGGCTGACCAAGTTCTACGGCGTGAGCCTCATCATCGGGGGGACCACCCGCGCCGCCCAGCCCGACCTGGTCTGCCGCCCCCTGGACCGGGTACAGGTGAAGGGCAAGGAGGAGCCGGTGACCCTCTACGAGCCGGTGGGCCGCAAGGACGAGGTGGACAGCCCCACGCGGGAATGGCTCGAGCAGCTGGAGCGCGCCCTGGCCGCCTACTGGTCCCGGGACTGGGAGACCGCCCGGGCCGACTTCGAGGCCCTGGCCGCGGCGGAGCCGGAGCGCGTGGTCTACCAGCTCTACCTGGAGCGCATGGCGGCCGTGGACCCGGCGGAGCTACCGGCGGACTGGGACGGCGTCTTCCGCCATACCAGCAAGTAG